From the genome of Nicotiana sylvestris chromosome 2, ASM39365v2, whole genome shotgun sequence, one region includes:
- the LOC104214233 gene encoding ACT domain-containing protein ACR2 — translation MNRVCSPYFDPDFDSLAERINGPKCRITIDNESLENCTIVKIDSVNKQGLLLEVVQVLTDMNLIILKGYISSDAGWFMDVFHVKDELGNKVTDQRVINYIQQAIGANREGIHKSKSESRNFLKCESPPEPRAIEMTGRDRPGLFSEISAALADLHCNVVEAHAWSHNARLACVVYISEESTDTPIDHDRLLAIEDHLTTVLRATTARSTNEESGNQQEVKTAYGLNPEGEGTVTDVERRLHQLMLSVRDFESPNSKPINSPRMGSPRCEINDKEEKMLSVCIENCDEKGYSIVSIQCKDRRRLMFDTVCTLTDMQYVIFHASVDSRGGCAFQEYFIRHVDGYAMSTESEKERVVKCLEAAIERRACEGIRLELCANNRVGLLSDITRVLRENGLAVVRADVATEGGKARHTFYIRDISGNDIDMKFVKSMKTEMGEIDVAVNNETTTTTTATGSMTRVSSFRSFGDLMKSQFEKLSHNFVAI, via the exons ATGAACCGAGTTTGTTCGCCATATTTTGATCCTGATTTTGATAGCCTAGCTGAGAGGATAAATGGCCCAAA ATGCCGAATTACTATTGACAATGAGAGCCTAGAGAATTGTACAATAGTGAAG ATTGATAGTGTAAATAAGCAAGGTCTTCTACTGGAAGTGGTGCAAGTGCTAACAGATATGAATTTAATTATATTGAAAGGCTATATATCTTCAGATGCTGGATGGTTCATGGATG TCTTTCATGTTAAAGATGAGCTAGGTAACAAAGTTACCGATCAGAGAGTTATCAACTATATTCAGCAG GCTATTGGTGCAAATAGGGAGGGAATACACAAATCAAAGTCAGAAAGTAGAAATTTTTTGAAATGTGAATCTCCTCCTGAGCCTAGAGCTATTGAAATGACTGGAAGAGACAGACCAGGGTTATTTTCAGAGATATCAGCTGCCCTAGCTGATCTCCATTGTAACGTTGTGGAAGCACATGCATGGAGCCATAATGCACGTTTAGCATGCGTCGTTTACATTTCAGAAGAATCTACGGACACCCCTATCGACCACGATCGCTTGCTAGCAATCGAGGATCACCTAACAACTGTGCTCCGAGCAACAACTGCTCGGAGCACCAACGAAGAAAGTGGAAATCAACAAGAAGTGAAGACTGCTTATGGCCTTAATCCTGAAGGAGAAGGCACGGTGACCGATGTTGAACGTAGATTACATCAACTTATGCTTTCTGTTCGCGACTTTGAAAGCCCTAATTCAAAGCCTATAAATTCTCCAAGAATGGGGTCTCCAAGATGTGAGATTAATGATAAGGAAGAGAAAATGTTGAGTGTTTGCATTGAGAATTGTGATGAGAAAGGATATTCAATAGTTTCTATTCAGTGCAAGGACCGTAGGAGGCTCATGTTTGATACTGTTTGCACTCTTACGGATATGCAATATGTCATTTTCCATGCTTCCGTTGATTCACGTGGAGGTTGTGCATTTCAG GAATATTTCATAAGGCATGTTGATGGATATGCAATGAGCACAGAGAGTGAGAAAGAAAGAGTAGTAAAATGCTTGGAAGCTGCTATAGAAAGAAGGGCTTGCGAG GGAATTCGATTAGAATTATGTGCCAACAATAGAGTAGGATTGCTCTCTGATATTACTCGGGTTCTTAGAGAGAATGGCCTAGCTGTTGTTAGAGCAGATGTAGCAACAGAGGGAGGGAAGGCAAGACATACATTCTACATAAGAGATATTTCTGGTAATGATATTGACATGAAATTTGTCAAGTCCATGAAGACCGAAATGGGCGAAATTGATGTTGCTGTGAATAACGAGACAACGACGACAACAACAGCCACAGGCTCCATGACACGTGTTAGTTCTTTTCGATCTTTTGGGGATTTAATGAAATCTCAGTTTGAAAAGCTCTCCCACAACTTTGTTGCGATCTAG